The genomic stretch GGGGAAGCAGAGGGCCTCTTCTCAGCCCACCCATCCCTCAGCCAAGGTTTTCAGAAGGTGGGCCTGTGATGCCATTCAGGGTTActggaggaggtggcagggcGTGCCCGGGCAGGTGAGGCTCCactgggaggcagggaggtgaGAGTTTTTGGAACCTTCCCTGTGCCACTGAAACCCTGCCCACGTCAGGCAGGGGCCTCCACTTCTGTCTGATCTCTGGGCTCCCCCACGCCAATAGGGGCTTGGGGCCAACCTAGGAATCCCCAAAAGCACACCTGTCCCCCCATTTGCTACTCTGCCTTGCCAGTCACACTGCCTGACAGCCACCCCTCCATGGGCTGCCACCCATCCCTGTGCCCCTGTAGGTGAAGGCCTCCTCTCTCGGTTCCTGTTTTAGGCTTGGCTTCAGGGGCGCTTTAAGCCTCTGCTGGCTCTCTCTTCCCTccatctccccctcccctctccacaaCCCACACACTACCTCTTCAGTACTGAATGCAGGTACACACACAGGGACATAGCCAAGAAAGTCAGTGGCTAATGAAGGCAAAGGCAGACAGACTTGAAGATGATCTCTCAGGAGGGCCCttcctctctctgtgcctcagtttcctcacctgtaactTGAGCTGTCAGACTGCACAGAACGAGGCctgacacatgggaattctgaCTCCCCTGAGCCCACTTTCCACAACTCCTTCCCAAGCCGGCTGCCCTGGCCAGGCTGGAGGTCTCTGGCCTCTGTTCCAGGCTCTCTAGGGTGGTTTAAGCCACATAACTTCCAGGCCTGGTGACTTGGGGAAGTAGCAGCTTGGGGCTTGAGGTTCCCCCTCCCTGGTTTCCTGGAGACCTGGGAAGTTGGGTCTCAAGAGCAAGGAAGTTGGCAGAAGCCAGGGGTGGAGGGAATTCACAGGCCCCAGTCCCTAATTATAGGAGAAGGGTGACCTGAAGGGACATCCCTGGGACAGAGAGGGAACTCCTGTTGACCCTCAGGAGAAGGCAACATCAGTGAGTATTGAGAAATTTAGACAGAGAGGCATGAGGCTCTGCTGTCCCTCAGTCCCCTTATCCTAGGGTAGCTGCCCTCTCGGAGCCCTGTCCACCCAGGCGGGGCAGAGGTCACAGCCACTGTTCTCCAATATCAAGAATGctgctcggccgggcgcggtggctcaagcctgtaatcccagcactttgggaggccgagacgggcggatcatgaggtcaggagatcgagaccatcctggctaacacagtgaaaccccgtctctactaaaaaatacaaaaaactagccgggcgaggtggcgggcgcctgtagtcctagctactcgggaggctgaggcaggagaatggcgtaaacccaggaggcggagcttgcagtgagccgagatccggccactgcactccagcctgggcaacagagcgagactccgtctcaaaaaaaaaaaaaaaaaaaaaaaaaaatgctgctcgGGGGAAAGGAATCTTGGTGCTCTGGCAACCTCTGCAGGAAGGAGAGGACGGGCATGGTTGTTGCCCTGACAGTCGTGCCTAGCCTCAGGGTCCCCACTTACTCTACTAACCCCATACTTCCTTCCTCCTGCCAGCCCCAGATCCCCTGAGTGAGAGCATACACAAGAAGAAGCACACCCGGCCCACCTTCACGGGGCACCAGATCTTTGCCCTGGAGAAAACCTTTGAGCAGACCAAGTACTTGGCTGGCCCTGAGAGGGCGCGGCTGGCATACTCCCTGGGCATGACTGAATCGCAGGTCAAGGTAAGTCTGTGCGGGAGATGGCGCCTGCCCTGCAGGGAGGAGCCTGCTGGACAGGACGGCACTGTGCTGGAGAGAGGTGGCCACACAACACAGCCCCCCAGAGGACAGCTGTACTGGTGTCTGGGCACTGCCTGCCTGCCTAACCCTGGAGCCTGTGGTAATTAACCATAGCCAGGAAAAGGCCATCATCCACTGAGCCCCATTCTCAGAGCCTTACGTGCGGCACCTCATTTCATCATCTCAGCAACCCGGGGAGACGGTATTATTACCCATTTCGCAGATGAAGGTCAGTGTCTCCCAGCTCGGAGAGCTGGGAgagctggcagagctgggattcaaccCCAGAGGTGGGGGACTCCAACCTCAGGCTTTCCCTCTCCCCCCGTATTTGGCCAAAAATTCCAAGCACTGTCGGCAGCCTCTGGCCCAGATTCATGCTTGATGCCTGGAGCAAAAGGAGCTGACCTCAGTTTACCAATCTTTAAGATGAAGACAAGGCCTCCTCCTACTAAGCAGGATCGGATGGGCTATAAGGGGCCTGGAGCCTTGTCGCCCACGCCAGGGCTGGGGAAGGTGAGCCCAGGCTCTCCCACTCCACACGCAGGGGCCCCAAATGTCCCCTAAATAGACCTGGGGAAACCTGTTTCTACCGCCTCAGAGTCTGGGGGCAACTTTCCCCACTTTGATGCTAGATCTCTCTTGGGACTTTGAGTTGGGGCACCGAAGCTCAAGAAAGCTCGGAACTGTGCAGGAACTGCTGGCTCAGTGACTTGGCGACGGGCCTAAGGATGCAGCACGGGCAGCTGGCACCTGGGTCTGGGCTTTGCTCAGGGCCCTGGGGCCTCCAAGCTCCCACCCGCTGAGCCCTCCTCATCAGCCGCTCAACTGCCCTGGGGCGAGAGCTGGGGGGAAGAGGCAGACTTCTCTGCATGTCTTTCTGCTTCTGGGGTGCATTCCTGCACTCTTCAACTATCCCAAGGAATGGACCAACGTTACTTTTCTAACCAGGGGAACAATTATTTATGAAGTAGGGTGAGGGTCTATGAAGCCCAGAGGAGGGACTGCTCTTAAGCACCTTCCAATGAGTACCGGGGCTAAGCCTTCCAGCCCCGCACTCCGCATCTTCCACCTAGAGCCCAGgcggagaaagaggaagaggaagaggaagaggaggaggaggaggaggcggcggcggcaaCACgggggagttgggggaggggaggggagggctgcTGCGCTcacgttttaaaattttattgtccTTCCCCAACAGAAACGTGAATGTGACAGTCACTCCGTTGTTGAACCATTTGTTTAGCTATGTAGCAGGATGGCTGTTCCCGCGTCCCGTGCGCGCTGTGCCCCTGTGCCCTTCACAGTCTTTCTCATCGCAGGTGTGGTTCCAGAACCGCAGGACCAAGTGGCGAAAGAAGAGCGCCCTGGAACCCTCGTCCTCCACGCCCCGGGCCCCGGGCGGCGCAAGCGCAGGCGGGGACCGCGCACCCTCGGAGAACGAGGACGACGAGTACAACAAGCCGCTGGACCCTGACTCGGACGACGAGAAGATCCGCCTGCTGCTGCGCAAGCACCGCGCCGCCTTCTCGGTGCTCAGCCTGGGAGCGCACAGCGTCTGACGCCCGCCGTCCAGGCCCGGGATTCTGGCTGCAGCCCGCGGGGGAATGCCGAGGAGCctaccttcccctccccttccccacgcTGCTGGGGGCTCAGGGACTGAGTCTTCTGATGAGGAGCGcatggaggaggtggaggaggagcgGCAGGTGCAGGGGAGGAGGcggaagaagaggaggggaggcgggaggggaggaagaaaaggagggaaaggggaCAGGCATCCTAGCTAAGGGAGGAGGAGGCCAAGAGGGAGGCACAGCACTCCTGAGACCTGGAAGCCGCTGCCCCTTGCACCTCCGCGGGCTTCGCCTGCCACTTCTGCAGATTCACAAGTGGACAGAGGACTAAAATGACCAGGCTCTGCAGCCAGTGGGGTCCCAGACATGCCACTGTGATCCAActtttgtgggggtggggggcaggacaTCCCAGGAAGGAAGGCAGCTGGCTGGGGAGTCAGAAGACCAGAGTCTTGGGCCCCAAGCCAGCTGCTGGCTGCAGAAGAAAAGACAGGTGAGTGGCCAGGTGCACTCCTCAGACCTGTGCACAGGACGGATCCCACTGGAGGGGCCAGAGTTGAGCACCTAATCCAGGCTGCAGGAATCTGCCTCCAGGAGGGGAAGTGGGACATCCCAGTGAAGAATAAACGCCCCTGACACTCCAGAATGATGGCCCCTGAGCTGCGGAAATCCCCTTGGCCTCCTTTCTCCGATTTACCCTCAGGGTCAATACCTCTGAGACCGGAAGACTTGGAAAATCCCTGACAACCGGGAAAAGGGGAGGGTGCAGGGAGAAGTGAGGAGGGGACAGTGTACCCAAGGGCTGCCCACCTGGGCATCATTTGGTGCAGATATAAGGACAGGCCCACCCAGAGAGAAGGAGCATCCCAtctggggaggaaaggaagggctgGGAACAGTATCCCTCCAACAaggcaggaaaggagaaggagagccCCTCCAGCTGGGTGAAGGATGCCAGGGAGGGGCTGAACCACGGCCTGCTGGGAATCATGGCCCTTCCTTTCCTCGGACAATCTTGCGGTCTGGCACTGGAGCTGGTGCTGACAGGGacgctgggcaacagagtggtaTTTTTCACCCAGGTGATCTGAGTTGCCGGCAGGTAGGGGGTGGGCTGGGGGAGGCGGGTGGGGACTGGTGGTAGAAGAATGCAGCCCAGAAGGGACTGAGCACTTGCCCATCCTTGCtggctttcaaaaaataaacagtaaaaataaaagtccCATGAACCTTACGGCTCCTGTACTTCTGTGAAAGGGACGAACGGCAGGAAACTGGCTGTGAGGTCCCAGACTTGCCAGCTGTGGGGCCTTCCCCGAGGGCCATTGTCTAGTCTCCTGGGGACATTCGTGCTCTGACAGATTGCACAACACAGGTTATTTGCAACCTCGCTGGTAGATGCCAGACACTGTCCCCAGGTGCTGAGAAACCCAAGATGAATTTTATGGGGTCCTTGATCTCCAGGAATTTATAGCCTAGTGGGGAAAATGATCTGTGTGGAGAATTGGGTATCATAAGAAAAATAAGGAGGGAGAGACTAGAAGAGCTAACTTTAACAGAACACCTGCTAATTTCTCCCCTGTAGAATGTCTGGATTATCACTGACCCCACAAGAAAACTAGGCAGTAGGTATCATCTTCAATGCATGGAGGAGAAAACCAAATCTCAGAAAGTTCCTAAACCAAGTCACAGAAGTGGGAAGAGGCAACCTCAGAGTAGATCCCAAGGCCCTTTCAGCCACTTCCTTGGGTTGTGAAGGGCACCCTTCAAAACCTTTTCTGTCAAATGAGAGGCTAGACCCAAAAGTAGTTTAAGGCCCTCCAACTTCAACAATCTATGCAACTAGCAACTAGGTTTGACCCCTTTGCTCTCCCAAGAAGTCCATCGTCCATCCTTGGCCCCCCAGGACAGGTGAACCTGGCTCTGGAAGCAACCTGAGAGCGGATGAGGGTGGAGGAAGACCCTAGCTAGGAGCATCTCAGAAAGTGGCACACCCACCTTTCCTAAGACCCTTAGTGCAACCGGAGGACAGTGGGGAACATGACCAGAAAATGCAGAATGTGTGCAAACTTCCACCCTCCATCTGTGAAGATGCCCAAGCTCAGGTGTCGGTCTCTCCCCTTGGaaagcagaaaggagaaaagaagagaattgAGCACAATTTCTGTGTGCACACTGAGAAGCCGTGCTCTGTCACGGGTGTCCTGAGTGGGTCCTACAGTGGCTACAGCAGGAAAGGACCCTAGAATTCAGCACAGGtttcaaagaagaaaagtctGTGTCCCTGGGAGGCTCGCGATTCACTGAGTGCTGCAGGCAGGAAAAGGCTATCACATAGCCCAGGTGCGAAGTCACCAAGCAGGTATGGAGGAAGATGCCAGTGACATAAAAACTGtgtttcctt from Rhinopithecus roxellana isolate Shanxi Qingling chromosome 9, ASM756505v1, whole genome shotgun sequence encodes the following:
- the NKX6-3 gene encoding homeobox protein Nkx-6.3, with product MESNLQGTFLLNNTPLAQFPEMKAPVCQYSVQNSFYKLSSPGLGPQLAAGTPHGITDILSRPVAAPNSSLLSGYSHVAGFGGLSSQGVYYSPQVGNFSKAGNEYPTRTRNCWADTGQDWRGSRQCSNTPDPLSESIHKKKHTRPTFTGHQIFALEKTFEQTKYLAGPERARLAYSLGMTESQVKVWFQNRRTKWRKKSALEPSSSTPRAPGGASAGGDRAPSENEDDEYNKPLDPDSDDEKIRLLLRKHRAAFSVLSLGAHSV